From the Raphanus sativus cultivar WK10039 unplaced genomic scaffold, ASM80110v3 Scaffold0511, whole genome shotgun sequence genome, one window contains:
- the LOC108821051 gene encoding monothiol glutaredoxin-S4-like → MEKIQKMISGKPVVIFSNNSCCMSHTIKTLFLDFGVNPAIYELDEISRGKEIENALALLGCSPTVPVVFIGGQLVGGANQVMSLHLNRSLVPMLKRVGALI, encoded by the coding sequence ATGGAGAAGATACAGAAGATGATTTCCGGAAAGCCAGTAGTTATCTTTAGCAATAACTCTTGCTGTATGTCTCACACAATCAAGACTCTCTTCTTAGATTTCGGCGTGAACCCGGCGATCTATGAGCTAGACGAGATCAGTAGAGGAAAAGAGATTGAGAATGCATTGGCTCTGCTCGGCTGCAGCCCAACCGTTCCGGTGGTGTTCATAGGAGGTCAGCTCGTTGGTGGAGCCAATCAAGTCATGAGTCTTCATCTCAATCGTTCTCTTGTTCCGATGCTTAAACGCGTTGGGGCtttgatttaa